Part of the Arvicanthis niloticus isolate mArvNil1 chromosome 3, mArvNil1.pat.X, whole genome shotgun sequence genome is shown below.
ATTCTGTGCCTGGAACACAGGGTGGACTTATTCTGCTTGGTCAGTCAGGAAGACAAAGGGGCTCAGGCTCAGCCAAGGAGGTGTtagcagaggagaggagggggaagccAAGTCAACAGGGCAAAGTACCAAGTCGAATTCTCTTCAGCTACTCCTGGTCTACCTCGGGCTGGTAGGGTGAAGTAGGCTTTCGGGGTCACATGGCTCTTAATTATCAATTATTTGCACATGCTTCGTGGAGGTAATAGGAACAGAATTCACAGTTAcgcaaaataacaggaaagagCTGGCTTTGCACCTTCAAAGTCACAGCAGCCTTAATCTAGAGGAGAGTGCAGCCACCATGGAGTCAAAATCATAGGAGTTTGTGTTAAAGGCTTGGGGGCTCCTAACTGCCTATCAGTGACTCTGAGGGGATTGAATACCTAGCAAACGGGAGGGCGTTGGAAGAGGCAGATGGATAAAATCTAAGTACAATCACCTGTTTGGAGGCCACGAGGGAAGCCATTACCTTGTGTGGTAACTTGATAaaagattatttgtttttattttatgtgtgtgagtgttttgcctacatgcacacacatgcaccagatGTCtgaagtgcccacagaggctggagTGTTGGATCTCAGGAATAGGGATTACTTGTCATTGGTAATCatcatgtgggtgatgggaattgaacacaggtcctctacGAGAgaagtcagtactcttaactccCGGGCCTCTAAtggctttaaaattttatattaaaatgaaaagaagaaactgCTGCAGTTACTGTTCTCTCGGCAGGCAAGAACCTCTTCTAAGCCGAAGAAACGTCATTGACAAAATTAAGAGATTTCCAGCGATTCACagggttttgcttgcatgcatgtctgtgtccTATTTGGGTGCCTGtgttcacagaagccagaggaggttGTTGGATTCTCTGGATCTGTAGTACATGATTGTGgataccatgtggatgctgagaatcaaacaagggtcctctggaagaacaaccagtgctcttaaccactgagccacctctgtaGCCCCTCCTCACACTTTGTGAACAAGGAGAACATAAACATTTTgaaggggctgggggaggggagtaggACTCAGAAGTTTATTATTGTTGTCGTTGTTttaagagtgaagattccaatgGGTAAGGCCAGTGAGATttgaacagaaagaacattgttCTCTGTAGGGAAGATGGAAGGATGGGAAAGATGACTTTCCCTCCTGGCAATTTCTTCTGGGACTACAGAACATAGCATGTAGTCTCCTTATCATGCACCAAGCATTTGACAGCACCACACACCTGGCCAGGCTGAGGCAGGCTGAGGACATAAAAgaatcagactttttttttttttttttttttttttagagttttatttataaaagtgtgtgtgtgtgttttctttcttttttccctccaccatgtgggtcccaaagaTTGATCTCCAGTCAGGATTGGGAAGGGGGTGTGTGCACTCAGCAGGGGGAACctttcctttacctgctgagctatgtGCCCAGCCCCAGAAATGTTTTGAAGTCCTTCCTGCTCTAAGAGACCATTCTGTGTAGACTCAGCCTAAGAGGCCCTGTGCATAATTGTAGCCTTTCTGTAGGAAAAGGCGAACAGCTGCTGTGGGTTTAATGACATCCAATTTGGGTGGTATTTATTGAGCCTTATGTGTAAGGGACTTCTTCACAATGtcccaactccccccccccccccccaacactcaCCACCCACTCCCCCCACTATGAAAACTCTAATCACAGGATTCCCAGGCAGTGGAAGCTTCCAGCCAGCTGCCTCAGAAAAGCCCAATCCTCCAGGTGGCCTGGGAGGAGGCTTCAACTCCTAGGGAGATGTGGAAGGGTGGAGCTGGCAGGGAAAGTGTTGTTTCCAaatgggggaagaaggaaggcagacaaaggagaagaaaggctaTGACCTCAGGGATCCCACGTCCCTTTTCCTGTTTCTAGAGGTTGATGGGAAGTGACTGCTTCCTCCTGTGGGCCTATGAGTTCGCAGCTCTCAGAGATGACAAGGCACACTTCTGGTTTTCTAAGGGTTGTACCCCTCTCCTACACCAGGTCTCCCAAAGTAGCATCCTGTGATGAAAGTCGACAGGGTTCCCAGGGTATTAGTGGGGAcctgggtgagggagggagggagggagggagggaggctgtccTTCCCATCTTGAGCAtactgccttctcctttctcacaTTCCCTTCCTGGATGTCCAATGATGTCCTTAGAGCATTCTAAATCTGTGGGGATGTAATGTCTGCAGTGGCTTTGGGTCAGACAGCAGTAGCCAGGGATaccaggaaaggaagggaagtgggtggggtgggggggtagcaGAAGAAGCCTAGGCCAACTttcaccttttttctctctctctctctctctctctctctctctctctctctctctctctctccctccttcccttcctcctcctcctcctcctcctccttcttcttcttcttcttcttcttcttcttcttcttcttcttcttctctctctctctctctctctctctctctctctctctctctctgtcttttagagATGGGTCTAACTATGTAACTATGTAGCTCAGGAAGCTCAAAATTCTTCTGCTTGAGAGCCAGTACCACAAGCATATACCATCCTATCAGGCTATATCATCCCCTCATTTGGTGTAAAAATGATACTTCAAAAGTGGCTTCAGAACCAAGGGTGGCAGCAcatgtctacaatcccagcatttgggaggctgggggtggggggcggatCTAGAGTTTGAGTACAGtttgggctacaaagtgaaagacagtggggaaaacataaacatttactttcttcctttttttctttctttttcttcgaGAGAGGGTCTCTTGTAGGGCAGGCTAGTCTGTTCTCTTCCCCTCTCattttctaagtgctgggattataggtgtatcaccacacctagctctaaatttcctttttaaaagttttagtcAAGTGtcatggtgcatacctttaatcacagtgctcaggaggtagagacaggtgtctctgtgagttcaaggccagactggtctacataccaagttccaggacagccagagactctttcattcatatatatatatatatatatatatatatatatccaatatttatgtatttatatataaacaactataatttaaataattattatttaattaagtaattatttaaaattttagatagagtctcactgtgtagtgctggctgacctgggacttgctatgtagatcaaactagccctgaactcacaaagattagcctgcctctgcttcccgagtgctgggattaaggtatgCACCCCACATCTGACataatttctaatttcttaaaaaaaataaagagatcaagtggtggtgacacatgcctttagtccagcattcagggggcaggggcagggaggcagggaggcagggaggcagggaggcagggaggcagggaggcagggaggcagggaggcagggaggcagggaggcagggaggcagggaggcagggaggcagggaggcagggaggcagggaggcagggaggcagggaggcagaggcaggtggatttctgagtttgaggctagcctggtttatagagtgagtttcaggacagccagggatatacagagaaaccctgtctcgaaaaacaaacaagcaaataagcaaggaaagaagaaaggaagggaggaaggaaggaaggaaggaaggaagaaaggaaggaaagaaggaagggaggaaatcATATACTTCAAGAGAAGAAATTTCCCTCAATAGGGTAAAAGCCATGAAGAACTCCCCAAACCCCAGCTGGAACCTACAGAGAGAATGAGTGTGTGCACTGCCTCATGTGGGCAGGAGAGAGCTGCAATGGAAGGCAGAGCCACAGGagccagcagaggcaggagcagcaAAGCCTAGGCTATGGGATCCATAATTGGCTAACAAATAATAATGCCAAAATTGGATATTAACAGCAATTAGTTTCCATAGAAGCACTGGGGAAAAGAGCTGCAGAAAAGCCCACTGGGCCTCAAACCCAAGCAATCTGAAATTAAACTAGTGTCGCAATTAAATGGGAATAAATATTGCCACATGAATCTATGTTTGTGTGGGAAGGGACTGAAGAGGAGACCCCTGTGAATCTTAGGGCCACTTTCCTGCCTATGGGCAAGCTTTCGCAGGCCCAGCCTGAGTCAGTTGACTTCTAGGCTTGACATATGACCTTGGCAGGCCAAGTAGCTAATGTATGACCTTGAAACCATCGCCTCAAGGTTATTTCAGGTATCTGGCTTATTGACCCCTAGGAGGGCTGCTTAGCTCATTAACGGAGCCCAGGTAGGCCCAACAAATGAGGAACATTAagaattttgttctttgtataaaCAGAAACCTTGTTCTGTCCCTGCAGGGCGGTTTGAGAAGACTGGATGTTTCTCCTCTCTGGCTGATAAACTTCAGCGGCTCCATCTGAAGTGGCAGTGATCTGGGACTAGCGCCACCTAGGGAGCATGCTCTTCAGGtgtaggatttttgttgttttacctTATTTAGAGTGTTTGGGTGGGGAAGGGTTGTCTAAAGGGGTTCGGGGATGTGGGGGTGGATGCCTCAGATTTGGACCCATCATCCTGTGTACCAACAGTGGAGTAGGTTGGGGTGGGGTTATGAAAAGCTCACTCCCCCCTCCCAGAAAATAGTTTTACTGGAGCCCCCTGCTGGTGCAAGCAACTGACCACAGAGTAGCTTTCCCTAGTAgagtccctcccttcctccccttagCTACAGTCGCCTCTAGGCCGCACAGCCAGCCCTTCTTGGACTATTCGAATCTCCTTTTGGTTTACCAAATAGTGCTATCCAGACCACAGGTCTTGACTGAGAGACTGGCAGATTGTAAAGGACAGGCTGGCCTTGGGCAAGGCCTGCAGGTCAGAAgcagggtggagtggggtggtGACGCTGGGTAGTCTGGGAGTTGCAAAGGAGACAATACATTTAGCTGAGGTCATGGGCTTGTTATGGCCTATTCTTTGAAGGTGTACCCACTCGTCCTGTTCCTGTCCTGGATTTTATAACCACCCTGAGGGTGGGCTGTCAGTGTGGGCTGATTCCGCAGTGAAACTGAGGGGGCGGGATGGATGCTAGTTGAAGCAGGAGCCTTGTGCAGGCTCAGGGACTACCTCTGTAGTTGGTTGTCCGGAGTGGAAATTAGAATTTTGGCTTTGGGTGCATCTTGGAACTGGATTGAAATAAACTCACTTCTTTGTGAACCTCAGATCGGTCAGtgtttaaaacaaatgaacaaacaaacaaaaaattgggGACAACTCAAATCTCCAGGATCCCAAATCTTTGTGATTGAGAAGAGGGTCACAGAATATTTGGGAGCACAAAAAGACGAAAACGGTACTGGTTCGAGTACATGTCTCTATGCACCCTGAGCAGAAGAGAAGGTGGCAAGTCTGCTCTTAGAAGCAGCACCGTTTGGGTCGAAGCAGCAGCTAGCCTGCACTAGGCTATCACAGAGTCGGCATATTGGAGAACAGCGAAGTAGGCCGCCTTGAAAACGCAGCACATCTTGCTTCCTGGGTCCCAGGTCTGGCAATTTTGTCGTATGTATAAGCAGCAAAGAGATttgatttgaatttaaaatgacCCTAGCGCCAGTAAAATCTCCCAATGACCCTGGAATTTATTTGGGGTCTTCTGTGGCTATGACCCCAGGCAGGCCCTTGATGCTAGGTCATGTTTCCATTTTAAGACAAAGGAAAAGACCTGGAACTTTCCTTGTTCTCCAGAAGGTCTGCTGCCCCGCCCCCACCTAAATTTGGTACTTCAAAATCTCTAGGCACAAAGACTGCTTCCAATAAATTCAGCTTAAAAGtctcccctgccccctccccatatTTGCTTGTGTGGtgcaattaaatattaaaaatctgaATCGATTTGACTAGGACTTGGCAAAAATACCCAATGAAAGAACTATAGATgggtcttgaaagaaaaaaaagatctttATTAGATACCATAATTCTCAACATTGTTGTTGATATTCTCAATGTGAGTCAGCCCGCCAagcttcagacacacacacacacacacacacacacacacacacacacaccatcagcaCGCACTACAGTCTGCCCATGTTGACTGTTGACTCATGGGCTCAAAAACCACCCACAGAGTAGCTGAGGAAGGGGAGGCTCCATCTGTCCCAGGCAGGAATTCTGCAGCTGCCCCCAGACGGCGGCACTCTAAGGTTGGAATGGGGGTGGGTATTATGTAAGTTCAATAGTGGGAGAGAAAATTTCTTTGTAGAGCTGGTGTGGATGGGTACACTTTCTTTTGTGGTCAAGTGCCTTCCACATTAGCGATGGCTACGGTTGTGTAAGAAAATCTATGGTTTAATATGTGTGCATGGAGATATACTAGCTGGGGACACACCCCTCCCCACATATTAGTTTCCCACTGAGACAGAACTGGGCTGTCTCTGACGGGAGAGAAACATAACCATTGTAATTAGTCCTTTGATACATTACTAAATCTAGTCCAAGTACCGGGTTCCTTAAGAAACACAAGAGATTGTACCCCATGGGGACTAAGGCAGTAGCGGGTGTGAACAAATCCAAGGGGGAAAGAAAACATATTCAGTCATCAAACTATGGCACCCTCATCATGCTGAGAGATCATACATTTTTCCCTTCGTTTTAGCCATAAGATGTAATTAGAAGGTTCAAATAGGCTGGGGAGATGATGTTGAGAATTCAAGTGCTGCCTTGAGAGAGCAGAGCCTCAGGTTCTCTGCATAATTACTGATGGGCAGAAAAGGGCAGCAAATGTAGAGGGAAGAGGTGACTCAGGCTGACCTTGGCTCTGATTCCTCATTTGGTGGAAACAAAAGGGGTCTTACAATTATACCTGGGGCTGAGCAGGTCAACAGAGTTCTACACACAAACCCCTTCTGTGAAGGGGACCTGGTAGACACATACTATCACCGGTTCACAAAGACTGGCCACCCCAGAACACTCCCACACACTAATAATGCTTTCTGGAACAAGAGTTTACATAAGCAATACAATAACAATGCACCCCTCCCAACACAGATCCTCTGAAGCAGATCCCAGGCAGGCCTTATGGATGTTGCCTGCGGTTGGAGCTCTTAGAGAAAAAGCATATTGGGTTTCTACCTAAAAGGACCTTTCTTGGGGGAAGCATCTGGAGGTTATGTAAGATGAAATATCGGTGAAGGACGAGGGGACATTTGAAGGAATCATGGGGAAGCAATTATTGAGCAGAGGATTGCTAATGGAGACAtttgtggtgggggggggggtgttgagccGTCAGCAGCTTAGGCCATTGCTTGAAGGCAAAATAACATCTCAATGAGCATGGAATGGGGTGCAAATGGATGTACCCCCAAAATGGTACAGTACACTAGCTGCTCTCTTCTAACCTATTTGTAAAGTGGGGgagcatcccaggacagggccaATTCTTATGTCAAGGGAGGTAGATTTTGAAGAAAATGGTTATGGCATCTCTTCAAACAATTGCtgagtctttctctttctgccttgaaGCAGTCCGGCTTGCCCTGTAGAACTCGCCAGAGAAGCCCTCAGGATGGGTGCACTGCAGCTTTCTGCCTGCAAGAATGAGTGGGGCGGTGGCTCATTTCTGCAGAGCAGAGAAGAATCTGAGAATGCCTGGATGGAGAGTGGTGAATTTAACCTCAGCCAGGCTAGGTTTAACACTCTCTTCTGTGAGGAAATTTAGAAGTTGAAATCATCGCAAAGGACACATAGTAGATACTCAAGAAATAATGAATACTCTTGAGGAAACTAGGCCAGAGAGGTACTGATCTATGATACCCTCAGATACTAATTTACTAGACTAGATAAGGCTgagggttttttgagacaagagtcctCCATTAACTTCAACGGATGCTCTTGTAGACCCGGATTACTGTGTTAGGAATCAGATTAAACTCCTAAACATCCTTTATGGGCTGGGCCTTGCAAAGGCAGGCCTCTGGCATGACAGCAGGGGGGAGGGCTACAGCCTGCTTCctggggattggggggggggcagctcttggcctcctttccctccctctgctgCTGTCTCCATCCTGCCCCTCCTCCATTTTCTCCACCTGGAAATTAATGAGTTTAAGGTCGACCACCAGGCCACCATCCACTGCAGGTTGGCGGAACACTGAGACAGAGATGGGATGGAACTGTGTGGGGGCCTCCAGGACCAGCTGCTGCTGGGGGCTGATTTGGGAAGCAGGTGCTTCAGGATGAGGGAGGCTTAACCCTTTCTGTTCCAGGACAACCTGCTTCAAAACAGACTTTCCTCCCCTACTTTACACATGCTGTTTGTCCTTCTGTCCGGGGGTTTTAAGAGCAACAGGGAGCAGCCCTcactctgtgtgcgtgtgtgtgtgtgtgtgtgtgtgtgtgtgtgtgtgtgtgtgatatgcagaGTACTCCTCATCTTTTTCCTGTAGCTTCTGGATCTCTGCCTGAAACTTCAGTCACAGCCCCAAGGAGGCTCGGAGGCCCTGCTTTGAGCAGTGGGTTAGCTGTCAGTTTTGATGGAGTCTGTGCGCTGTCCATGAACAAATTTGCTGATTGCCGTCATCCCAGGGATCTGCTTAAGCTTGTCAAATGCCCACAGCTCTCCACCAAGGGGTGCCAAACAGCTTCCCCTAAAGACTACCCCAGCAACCCCCCCCATCAGAACACAATGTAGCTGCAGTCCAGGCTTTGGGGTAGTTTGCCAATTGCATGGGTACTCGATTCTTATTATTTGTTTAAAGGTAAATTGAAATCCGGAATTAAGACGGAAGTGTCAGCCTTCTACAATGGGCAGGGTCCCAGATGCTAAGGTACACGTTTTCACTCTCCAGCCGCCCCCAGGTTATTTtccgctgccaccaccaccctgcttaCATGGATCCGTGTTTCTGTCACAGAATGAGTTGTTTGCTTCCTAGATTCTATTTGCATCTGCACAAACCGCTCTCTGTTGGTAGCCGCACACCTCCCCACCCTAAGGGCTACATTGCGAGGCACTTAGAAGCCAGCTACCCCTACTGTGGGCGCCTGCAGCTGCAGCGCTGAGATCTGCCTAGGGCGTTGTGCTGGGTCGATCCTTCCGTGGCAGGCCCTCGTGGACCCAAGGTGCTCAGACAGCCCCATTCTTGGCATTCACCGCGTGCCTTAATTGTATGGACATTTAAATCAAGGTCCGCTGTGAACACGGAGAGAGAGGCCTTTCtcctgaggaaggaagaaggaaggaaggaagaaaagaaagaaggatggaaagaaggaaggatagaaaggaaggaaggatgtaaggaagggagaggataggagaaagggaggagggagagggaagaaagggagggagggagaaaagaaggaaaggtggaaagaaagggaggggatggggagaagatgaaatgaaaaaaacgagggatgagaaagaaaaagctggcgacgcgtgcgtgtgcgtgcgcactGACAGCAGGGAGGGTGTGGGGTTGGGGAACGCGATGAGCTAAGGACCACCGCATCCTTCCTACCGCAGCTCCCCCAGTCACAGACAATGAGATAACAGCCGCGTCCTCCGTAGGCTCTTTGTTCTCCCGCATCCTTTCGTTTCCAAGCTTTTTCctgcaaaggggaggggggtggaGGGTTCGGGGTGTGGGTGGAAGTGGGAGACGGAGGGGTGCCTCCCCCGTGTTAATTACCCCGACTCCCTCACTCCTCTCCTCGCGCTTCGCCTCCCCTGCAGTTCCAGACAATGAAAAAACATCTACCCCACCTCGCCCCACCGCAGCGAATCCTACCCACCCAGTTCGCTCTCAGTTTCGCCTAGGAAACTGAGGGGGgccaggaggagggagatgacGGCGAGGAAAGGGATGGGAAGTAGGGGCCCAGCTACTGCTGCCTGGGCAGGGCGTGTGGCCGCCGCCTTTACCTCGAGTGTAGAGTCCTGTTGCAGCCTGGCCGGGCGTGCCGCAGGGCAGAGCTGCTGCGGTCCCTTACCAGGATCTGTGGGAATCAGCCTTCCGGAACTCTCCTGCTGCGGTCTTCTCGCTTAGGTCCCAAGTGGTGgatgggaaaaaggaaaagaaaaaaaataataaataaataagagcgAGGCCCATCTGGCCCCTCATCAGCCTTGTCAAGTCTTGCATACGCTAAAATGCTAATGACCTAGATAGCTCATGCAAAATGCAGCAGGGAGGGACGGAGAAGGAGGGGGAGCAAAGGGAGAGCGAGGGAGGGAGGagtgaagggagagggagggggagacagagggaggagggagactaggaagggggagggggaagagagagagagagagcgcacccCTACATGTTCCCCACCCCACCCGTCAACCGGTTTTACAGCGGTAAAGGGTGGGCGTAGATTTAAAAGGTCACCCCTATAGAATGTAGCTAGATGGGATGGGGGAGAGATCCCCAAATCCATGGGgacaataaaacattattttaagacccctccctctctgctctccaccactCTGTTTACACACAAGTCCAGTCACCTTATGCGAGTACATGTCATTTTCTCAAGACTGCTTTCAACAGACACCCACGTTGCCATTCCCTGAACAAACCCACCCAGTGCACTAGAGTGAGGAAGCTGCTTCCTAACCCAAAGCCCTCCCTCACCTGGCCCATCCCACTCCCCACTAGTGCCTTAGCCtttcagacccccccccccccaactgcgTCTCTTTTCTAAGCCTTCCCCATTCTCCTTCCATACGGCTCAAAAAGGCCAGGTAGAGGGCATATAGGACAAGTTAAATCCAACTGGATCAGTTTCCTTCAGCTTCTTACCCACCCCACAGGGCCGGGGACGCAGTCTTTACCTAACTCTGACCCTCTTAAAGCATgccacaaaaatcaataaaattgagTCTGAATACCCTCAGAGGTCCGCAGATCTTGCCCGGCCGGGTACCGTTGGGCAGCGTTGATCTCTCCAATCGGGGAGCCAGAGTTCCGCGCGTCCCTTGTCACGGGGTCCAAGACGCTTTGTCCCGGAGCCCCGCACAAGATCCTCATCTTTTTGTTCTCCTTTAAAAGACACTGGTTGCAGCCCGCAGTGTTTCAGCCAGTCCAAACCAAAGGCAGATCTATTGGAATAAAAAGGGATGGGGATACTATACACGCAGACGGATGCGGGAGAGTCGTGGAGGCAAAGGCAGCAGGGAGCGGCCTCCCTGGCCAAGCCCCAAGCGCTTCCTTGACTACTGAAGGAAACTGCTGCTTGCAGGCTCTGATGGTTGCTGCACCTGGCTGGAGGAAAAGCTAACGGTTAAACCCGGCATCCTGGCGATGACCCTGAAAAAGAACTaagacacaaaaccaaaaaccaaaccaacccaaaaccccaaaccaaagcaaaacaaaaacgcAAAAACACCAGAATCCTCCTCTGGTGAACCAGAGTATGCGTGCAGAAGAAACTGCACTGCTGGTGGCCGCTGCTGAGGGGGAAGGATGCTAGCGCAGGAGGCGAAGGTTGCAGAGGCTGCACCCTCCGATGAATAATAATAACGCGCTGAGAAGTTGCAGTGCAGCTTGGAAATCCAGCCCTGCGCGTGAACTCGCGTCGAGTGCGGATTGCAGGGGatgggggagaaggggggaggagagaaggggagggggtgaggggattgagaggaagacagagagagggacgcAGAGAATTTAGTGCCTTTTCTTTTAGTCTTACCAAGCGCGGATCTCCTCCACTGTCCTCCTTGGGTGAGGCCGaggtcctttttaaaaaaatatgattccTTTAACGGATTATTCAGCTAAGAGAAGCCACATCTGCTGACGGTTCCGAAAACAAGAGGATTAGGAGTCGGTCCACAGAGCCCGGCCcgcagccccccacccccctctgcACCAGCACACGTCACTCTCACTGCCCCCGGGCACCTCCCTCTCCTCGCTCGGTGTTCGGGAGGGCTGTGCCAAGAAAAATGCGGATTTGGGGAAAGTGAGAAGTGGGGGTGCTCTCACGAACGGGAAAGCCAAGGCCGGAGGTGGCGATTCGCACCCCCCACACTTACACTCGCTTCCGTTTATCCGTTTAGATCCAGGGAGAAGGGGGTGCTTTCGCCGCACCCACGCGCGCCGCATCTGCAGTGGTCAGAGCCCTCCGATCCCTTGAATCCACCCTGGCCGCCCCAGGCCCTGCCAGAGTCCTCTGGGCAGACTCGGGGGCTCAATCCTACCCCTGCCTGAATAGCTTCATGgtctccagccctcttttcctCAGTCGCCTCGGTGCAGTATCGCCGCTAGCCCACTCCCGGTTTCTTGCTCTCCGGTCAATGGAGTAGGGGGCTTGGGGCATCTGCACACCTTCTGCTTGTCGCCCTCAGCCCGAATTGCCGGGCTGCGGCTCGGGCCAGACTGGTGAGGATGGAGCTGGGTGCTGCTGCGGTTGCGGTTGCTGTCACTGCGGCTGCGGGGCGGTGCGGCGACCCGAGCGCTTAGTGCAgcctcctcctcacccctccctAAGCTGGCGTCTGGGCAGGACAGTGCTGGGGGTGGGAAGACGAATGGCGGAAGGTGGGGGGATGGAGGACCATAGTCTCTTGTCGTCCCCCCACTCCACAACCTCCTCCCCCCTCAGTCAAGGTGAAAGTGAAGGAGAGCGGGCGCGCGTGCTCGAGCCTCTAGTTGCGTGCGCGCGCTCCTCCCCTGCCCGCGCCCTCCCGCCCGCCCTCGCCCGCCGGGGCCAGATGGACGTCCGAGATTACAGAGGCACAAAAGTGCGTCTACACGTCCAGCCACCCGTCCTGCGGACGTGGAGAGCCACTTTGGGGAGGCGCCTTTTGTTGTAGTTGTGTGGCTGtgtaactgttttcttttttctaagagCACAGAGTTAGTTGTGGCTTAAAGAAGGACCCAGAATGAATGTCCCCATAAGAACGAACCAAAAAGACCTTCCCCCACTCCAGCCCCCCGCTCCTGCGATGAGAAATCTGTCTTCCCAAAGGGCTATTGCGGCAGCCGCGAGGCAGCCCCGACCTGCACATGCAGGCCCATCTGCTTTCCCTAAGCCTGCTTTTCTTTGatgacttaaaagaaaaaagaaacaaacaaacaaaaaactgaactGTTTCTTGGGCTATGTTGAATTCAAGACATCTAGACATGGGGAGAACAAACTCGGACAGCTAAAAGCAGCCTTAAGTGTGGTGTCTGTCAATGGCCAGTGCAGTGGGTGGTGGCCGAGGCACCAACCTAGCCCGGGTGGATCTCCGAGgataaacccccccccccccccccccccgcgca
Proteins encoded:
- the LOC117705885 gene encoding uncharacterized protein LOC117705885: MRILCGAPGQSVLDPVTRDARNSGSPIGEINAAQRYPAGQDLRTSEARRPQQESSGRLIPTDPGKGPQQLCPAARPARLQQDSTLEEKAWKRKDAGEQRAYGGRGCYLIVCDWGSCGERPLSPCSQRTLI